From the genome of Salvelinus alpinus chromosome 19, SLU_Salpinus.1, whole genome shotgun sequence, one region includes:
- the LOC139545603 gene encoding prostaglandin G/H synthase 1-like isoform X2, producing MHRIGYVYFFMIAAYIIFALLYWEDAPAEGAYAVNLTMRVNPCCYYPCQNWALCVRFGIDRYECDCTRTGFYGQNCTIPEFWTRIHQQLKPSPDVVHYILTHFHWLWNLINRTFMRDWLMRMVLTVRSNLIPSPPTFNSKYGYLSWESYSNVSYYTRILPPVPEDCPTPMGTKGKSVLPDPKLVVEKFLLRRQFRPDPKGTNLMFAFFAQHFTHQFFKTRNSMGLGFTSALGHGSWTLFLYMPNVSGHFDRTRGHLSTKRRLDRRKDTLPKILMEAQLIVDAGNVYGDNLVRQLNLRLLKDGKMKYQVVKGEVYPPTVAEAPVNMRYPQGTPVGQRMAIGQEVFGLLPGLTMYATLWLREHNRICDILKAEHPTWGDEQLFQTARLIVIGETIRIVIEEYVQHLSGYLLDLKFDPVLLFKSTFQYRNRIAVEFNQLYHWHPLMPDSFHIDGDVVSYSQFIFNTSIVTHYGVEKLVDAFSRQYAGQIGGGRNIHPVVTNVAEGVIEESRTLRLQPFNEYRKRFNLKPYTSFSDFTGEEEMARELEELYGDIDALEFYPALMLEKTRPNAIFGESMVEMGAPFSLKGLLGNPICSPEYWKPSTFGGQTGFDIVNSASLERLVCLNTNWCPYVAFNVPPAGQEPPPRKQSTEL from the exons ACTGGGCTTTGTGTGTCAGGTTTGGCATTGACCGCTATGAATGTGACTGCACTCGCACCGGCTTCTATGGACAGAATTGCACTATCC CTGAGTTCTGGACGAGGATCCACCAGCAGCTGAAGCCGAGCCCTGACGTGGTCCACTACATCCTCACACACTTCCACTGGCTGTGGAACCTCATCAACAGGACCTTCATGCGGGACTGGCTCATGAGGATGGTCCTCACAG TCAGATCCAACCTTATTCCCAGTCCTCCTACCTTCAACTCCAAGTATGGATACCTCAGCTGGGAGTCCTACTCCAATGTTTCCTATTACACCCGTATCCTACCCCCTGTGCCTGAAGACTGCCCTACCCCTATGGGTACCAAAG GAAAGTCTGTCCTTCCAGACCCAAAGCTGGTGGTAGAGAAGTTTCTTCTGAGGAGGCAATTCAGGCCGGATCCAAAGGGAACCAACCTAATGTTTGCTTTCTTCGCTCAGCACTTCACCCATCAGTTCTTCAAGACCCGAAACAGCATGGGCTTGGGCTTTACCAGCGCTCTGGGGCATGGG agttggacacttttcctgtacatgccgaacgttagtggccatttcgacaggacaagaggacatctttcgaccaaaagacgattagaccggagaaaggacacattgcccaagattctgatggaagctcagctaata GTGGATGCCGGCAATGTCTACGGAGATAATCTGGTGCGTCAACTGAACCTCCGGCTTCTTAAAGACGGAAAGATGAAATATCAG GTGGTTAAAGGTGAGGTGTACCCTCCTACGGTGGCCGAGGCACCGGTGAATATGAGATACCCTCAAGGGACTCCCGTGGGGCAGCGTATGGCCATCGGGCAGGAGGTGTTTGGGCTGTTGCCAGGCCTCACCATGTACGCCACCCTGTGGCTGAGAGAACACAACCGCATCTGTGACATCCTGAAGGCAGAGCACCCCACCTGGGGGGACGAGCAGCTCTTCCAGACCGCCAGGCTCATCGTAATAG GTGAGACCATCCGGATAGTGATTGAGGAGTACGTGCAGCACCTGAGTGGCTACCTGTTGGATCTGAAGTTTGACCCAGTCCTGCTCTTCAAGTCCACGTTCCAGTACAGGAACCGCATCGCTGTGGAGTTCAACCAGCTGTACCACTGGCACCCCCTGATGCCAGACAGCTTCCACATAGACGGAGACGTGGTGTCCTACTCCCAGTTCATCTTCAACACCTCCATCGTCACACACTACGGGGTGGAGAAACTGGTGGACGCTTTCTCACGCCAGTATGCTGGACAG ATAGGAGGAGGTCGAAACATCCACCCAGTGGTGACCAATGTGGCCGAGGGGGTTATTGAAGAGTCCAGGACTTTGCGTCTCCAACCCTTCAACGAGTACAGGAAGAGGTTCAACCTGAAGCCCTACACATCTTTCTCTGACTTCACTG GTGAGGAGGAGATGGCCAGGGAGCTGGAGGAGCTCTATGGTGACATCGATGCGCTGGAGTTCTACCCCGCCCTCATGCTGGAGAAGACACGCCCCAACGCCATATTTGGTGAGAGCATGGTGGAGATGGGGGCTCCGTTCTCCCTGAAAGGCCTTCTGGGTAACCCCATCTGTTCCCCTGAGTACTGGAAGCCCAGCACATTTGGAGGCCAGACAGGCTTTGATATAGTCAACTCAGCCTCGCTGGAGAGACTGGTGTGTCTGAACACTAATTGGTGTCCATACGTAGCCTTCAATGTCCCTCCAGCCGGGCAGGAGCCGCCACCAAGGAAACAGTCCACTGAACTGTAA
- the LOC139545602 gene encoding uncharacterized protein produces the protein MSQPAKPVHPAKPTRHNDTEPTEWLKRNTSQSPIKTSEDPRVKPPPPWLPVLEKHDIPIVVGVGVSLAFIFITMAFYSLVQKNEPVPVIRALSSTVPRNLGVPFRHAERLATGRTYENRAFEDDDLVAVIEQSPNTSDTRTRLPAPSPVTVMIDPAIDETQETQPTPENSVIAETYTEPIEDTQVDPFQDEEKDCILSHPSIQLQCVEDWGGGGVYGQCQGQDFLPEPPSLTPSPFRSPSPSPPPVREESLRSSLTLQTTEPCATPVRHSVSISHGNAPLLLSHCVSLGLTTVAVDVHFYPAALASATAAMATVTAATQVNATAAAAPGPQLSSRLAQGQEHDQSAPSMCQSK, from the exons ATGAGTCAGCCCGCTAAGCCAGTTCATCCAGCCAAACCAACCAGGCACAATGACACAGAGCCCACAGAGTGGCTGAAGAGGAACACTTCTCAGTCCCCCATCAAGACCAGTGAGGACCCCAG agTAAAGCCTCCTCCTCCGTGGCTCCCAGTGCTAGAGAAACATGACATCCCCATCGTGGTGGGAGTGGGCGTGTCTCTGGCCTTCATCTTCATCACCATGGCCTTCTACTCCCTGGTCCAGAAGAACGAGCCTGTCCCCGTGATTAGAG CCTTGTCTTCCACAGTTCCCAGGAACCTGGGAGTCCCCTTCAGACATGCTGAACGTCTGGCCACTGGGAGGACTTATGAGAACAG GGCGTTTGAGGATGATGATTTGGTGGCTGTGATTGAACAAAGCCCCAACACGTCAGATACACGTACCAGGCTTCCTGCCCCCAGCCCAGTCACTGTGATGATAGACCCTGCCATTGATGAGACTCAGGAGACACAGCCCACTCCAGAAAACTCAGTCATAGCAGAGACCTACACTGAGCCCATCGAAGACACACag GTTGACCCCTTCCAGGATGAAGAGAAAGACTGCATCCTGTCTCACCCCAGCATCCAGCTGCAGTGTGTGGAGGACTGGGGGGGTGGAGGAGTATACGGACAATGCCAGGGCCAGGACTTTCTCCCTgagcccccctctctcactccttcaccTTTCCgctccccgtctccctcccctcctcctgtgCGTGAGGAAAGCCTGCGCTCCTCCCTGACACTCCAGACCACTGAGCCCTGTGCCACGCCCGTCCGCCACAGCGTCAGCATCTCCCACGGTAacgcccccctcctcctctcccactgcGTCTCCCTAGGCCTCACTACCGTCGCCGTTGATGTTCACTTCTACCCAGCAGCTCTTGCGTCAGCCACCGCTGCCATGGCGACCGTGACAGCCGCCACACAGGTTAATGCTACCGCCGCTGCTGCTCCAGGGCCCCAGCTCAGCTCTCGATTAGCACAAGGTCAGGAGCATGACCAATCGGCTCCCAGCATGTGCCAGAGTAAGTAA